A window of the Streptomyces albireticuli genome harbors these coding sequences:
- a CDS encoding aminotransferase class V-fold PLP-dependent enzyme, with product MALHQALQRAVRAEFPSVGQAAYLDTACIGIAPRTAVRAVRDFVDQVHQVPPDSGTAHHGRLNRARDAARPRVAELIGAQARDIALMESATHALNTAALALPLASGDVVAVPETEYIQMGVTWSQLESRGVKICRIPHEDGSITVDTIDRYLDFHVSALALSSVQWTTGFRADIASISELCRERGIMLLVDGAQHIGAVPFDVSRTPVDVLVSSGHKWLNSPFGTGFLYLSPGIRPRLNRPLHGFFAANPPAATWGEAFLRPDTDPFQEFTYTDDARAWETGGTANYPGGIGLSAAVDLLLAHGIDEVWARVFSLTEHLLEGLLRTGVHIVTPRAVEHRSGIVTFTTGHNASDIALAERLSASGVAVSVRYAGGMGGIRVSCHWFNSPADVDRLLATVSGAPQTRRGRRPTARGVRSPAQRSTASRHP from the coding sequence ATGGCCCTCCACCAGGCCCTTCAGCGGGCCGTACGAGCCGAGTTCCCGTCCGTCGGGCAGGCCGCGTATCTCGACACGGCATGCATCGGCATCGCTCCCCGGACCGCCGTGCGGGCCGTGCGCGACTTCGTCGACCAGGTGCACCAGGTCCCGCCCGATTCGGGCACGGCCCACCACGGCCGCCTCAACCGGGCGCGGGACGCGGCGCGCCCCCGTGTGGCCGAGCTCATCGGCGCGCAGGCGCGGGACATCGCCCTCATGGAGAGCGCGACCCATGCGCTGAACACCGCGGCGCTCGCGCTTCCGCTCGCCTCGGGAGACGTGGTCGCCGTACCGGAGACCGAGTACATCCAGATGGGTGTCACCTGGTCACAGCTGGAAAGCAGAGGTGTGAAGATATGCAGGATCCCTCATGAGGACGGCAGTATCACCGTCGACACGATCGACCGGTACCTCGATTTCCACGTGTCGGCTCTGGCGCTGAGCTCCGTCCAGTGGACCACGGGCTTCCGCGCCGATATCGCGTCGATCTCCGAGCTGTGCCGCGAGCGCGGCATCATGCTCCTCGTGGACGGCGCCCAGCACATCGGAGCGGTGCCGTTCGACGTGTCGCGCACTCCCGTGGACGTCCTCGTGAGCAGCGGCCACAAGTGGCTCAACTCACCCTTCGGAACGGGCTTCCTATACCTGTCCCCCGGCATCCGCCCCCGTCTGAACCGCCCTCTGCACGGATTCTTCGCGGCGAACCCACCGGCGGCCACCTGGGGTGAGGCTTTCCTGCGGCCCGATACCGACCCCTTCCAGGAGTTCACCTACACCGACGACGCACGGGCTTGGGAAACCGGAGGAACGGCGAACTACCCCGGCGGCATCGGGCTCTCCGCAGCGGTGGACCTCCTTCTCGCCCACGGCATCGACGAGGTCTGGGCGCGCGTCTTCTCCCTGACCGAGCACCTCCTGGAGGGGCTCCTACGGACGGGCGTCCACATCGTTACCCCGCGGGCGGTCGAGCACCGGTCAGGCATCGTCACCTTCACCACGGGACACAACGCTTCCGACATCGCCCTCGCCGAGCGTTTGTCGGCATCGGGCGTCGCCGTGAGCGTGCGCTACGCGGGCGGCATGGGCGGCATCCGGGTTTCCTGCCACTGGTTCAACTCGCCTGCGGACGTGGACCGCCTGCTGGCGACGGTGAGCGGCGCGCCACAGACACGGCGCGGCCGACGGCCCACGGCCCGCGGCGTTCGGTCCCCGGCGCAGCGGAGTACGGCGTCCCGCCATCCGTGA
- a CDS encoding alpha/beta fold hydrolase → MTLRPLHIQLDGATIEQIPFEASDGAELGLCRIAADGADGTDRPAVLLLHGLTASSDIFTLPETRNLVDVLLDAGYEPWLLDWRGSCRLPHNERRERYSFDDVALFDIPEAVAYIRGRIGERRLFVVAHCLGAISLSMSMTAGLVPGLAGVVAQGVFMTPKVSGRTRLRLHLGGELLRTRWAHLPVDFKKVGLRSRYTPVFALASLSADCDDPTCQILQNSAWGTGASLFAHENLDKITHDRLAELFGTLPTWVLPHLRRMELAHSVVRWNPGGHRYGRLPENALDHADRIDCPVMLVSGSDNKIWLDSNELCYDVLTRRFPQLDIRYVEVPGYGHMDPIIGRGAALDVFGPVVRFLDEHRRSGAVDGS, encoded by the coding sequence ATGACGCTACGGCCGCTCCACATTCAGCTCGACGGCGCCACGATCGAGCAGATCCCGTTCGAGGCGTCCGACGGCGCCGAGCTCGGCCTGTGCCGGATCGCCGCCGACGGCGCCGACGGCACCGACCGGCCCGCGGTGCTGCTGCTCCACGGCCTCACGGCGTCCTCGGACATCTTCACCCTCCCGGAGACCCGCAACCTCGTGGACGTGCTCCTCGACGCCGGCTACGAACCCTGGCTGCTGGACTGGCGGGGCAGCTGCCGGCTGCCGCACAACGAGCGCCGGGAACGCTACTCCTTCGACGACGTCGCGCTCTTCGACATCCCCGAGGCGGTCGCGTACATCCGCGGACGGATCGGCGAGCGCCGGCTTTTCGTGGTCGCCCACTGCCTCGGCGCGATATCGCTGTCGATGAGCATGACCGCCGGGTTGGTGCCCGGGCTGGCCGGCGTGGTCGCACAAGGCGTGTTCATGACGCCGAAGGTCAGCGGCAGGACCCGGCTGCGCCTGCACCTGGGCGGCGAGCTGCTGCGGACCCGCTGGGCCCATCTCCCGGTCGACTTCAAGAAGGTCGGACTGCGCTCGCGGTACACCCCGGTGTTCGCGCTCGCCTCCCTGTCCGCCGACTGCGACGACCCCACCTGCCAGATTCTCCAGAACTCGGCCTGGGGCACGGGCGCGTCGCTCTTCGCGCACGAGAACCTCGACAAGATCACCCACGATCGGCTGGCCGAGCTGTTCGGGACGCTGCCGACGTGGGTGCTGCCGCACCTGCGGCGCATGGAGCTCGCCCACTCCGTGGTGCGCTGGAACCCCGGTGGCCACCGCTACGGCCGTCTGCCGGAGAACGCCCTCGACCACGCCGACCGCATCGACTGCCCCGTCATGCTGGTCTCCGGCAGCGACAACAAGATCTGGCTCGACTCCAACGAGCTGTGTTACGACGTCCTGACGCGGCGGTTCCCACAGCTCGACATCCGCTATGTCGAAGTCCCCGGGTACGGCCACATGGACCCGATCATCGGCCGTGGTGCCGCCCTGGACGTGTTCGGCCCCGTGGTCCGGTTCCTCGACGAACACCGCCGGTCCGGCGCGGTGGACGGGAGCTGA
- a CDS encoding thioester reductase domain-containing protein — MKGLDGPGSSGRRHEEELVESGGRGAAAVAALLARFDKPGPATPPAATGGAGGATGGAGGATGGAGGVWSLDGLASAIASKAARFLHGAPVDAETDLFEAGATSVDAVELVAALDRELDVRLSLDDVFADARPRRLAQRWLRTTGQPALATAPTAAPVDEEPPQGDDNDDLALITADLARADRLPWCGDPDPAPPRRILLTGATGFLGSHMLFDLLRHSRAHLVCLVRADSAQAAEQRLAEALTSFALPWSAEVKRRITVLVGDVRQPRLGLSDDRWAALAQELDSIVNVAAAVDFLRGYHSLRRTNVLGALTLAELAMTGPAKPLHHISSVAVFNELGVTSMGEDDPVAHVDRLAAGYDKAKWAAEAALRRARERGLTVTFLRPGGIVGHTRTGAYNGHDISSGYMSVISRYRTAPAMRYLNVAPVDWVSRIATAVVCEPSAWGQNYHLTGRANTLPELVRDMALGGMNVQVLGWDDWLADFLSRMDRDPVPELEFLARVLRNPAAQKLCEATLLGPAATSERTDAFIARHKLPPATRYDAKAQLKNYERMARDGLVVLPRREDPPHLWFPETMRGKLGPVDGSPDTRCAFALTLSIASMYQLTEHRTIHVSGTVTCPRLHKDPLTVEDGEIWVRPDEGIPLRHGTDHPLLRYRLALRDSDGQAWWLEGWKTARARTDYWKQARTLTVEAGREGEPASLSGVMKVPGKSYRREQIDGIRVNPALSLQEQRTAKLTWLLWFTQQMVQGLAEPTLRAGADLLDLRRDAIDRDKDRFQAKLKKLDKDRERLT, encoded by the coding sequence GTGAAGGGACTGGACGGGCCGGGGAGCTCCGGCCGCCGGCACGAAGAAGAGCTGGTCGAAAGCGGCGGTCGCGGCGCGGCCGCGGTGGCGGCCCTGCTGGCCCGCTTCGACAAGCCGGGCCCCGCGACGCCGCCCGCGGCGACAGGCGGCGCGGGCGGGGCGACAGGCGGCGCGGGCGGGGCGACAGGCGGCGCGGGCGGGGTGTGGAGCCTGGACGGGCTGGCCTCGGCCATCGCTTCGAAGGCGGCCCGGTTCCTGCACGGGGCGCCGGTCGATGCCGAGACCGACCTGTTCGAGGCGGGGGCGACCTCGGTGGACGCGGTGGAGCTCGTGGCGGCGCTCGACCGTGAATTGGACGTCCGGCTCAGCCTGGACGACGTCTTCGCGGACGCCCGGCCCCGCCGCCTCGCGCAGCGCTGGCTGCGCACGACCGGGCAGCCCGCCCTCGCCACCGCTCCCACGGCCGCGCCGGTGGATGAGGAGCCTCCGCAGGGCGACGACAACGACGACCTCGCGCTGATCACCGCCGACCTGGCGCGCGCCGACCGGCTCCCGTGGTGCGGCGACCCCGACCCGGCCCCGCCCCGCCGGATCCTGCTGACCGGTGCGACGGGCTTCCTCGGCAGCCACATGCTCTTCGACCTGCTGCGGCACAGCCGCGCGCACCTCGTGTGCCTGGTGCGAGCGGACAGCGCCCAGGCCGCGGAACAGCGCTTGGCCGAGGCGCTGACCAGTTTCGCGCTGCCCTGGTCCGCCGAGGTCAAGCGCCGGATCACCGTGCTGGTCGGCGACGTCCGGCAGCCGCGGCTGGGGCTGTCGGACGACCGGTGGGCGGCGCTGGCGCAGGAGCTCGACTCCATCGTCAACGTGGCGGCGGCGGTCGACTTCCTCCGGGGCTACCACTCGCTGCGCCGGACCAACGTCCTGGGCGCGCTGACGCTGGCGGAACTCGCGATGACCGGCCCGGCCAAGCCGCTCCACCACATCTCGTCGGTCGCCGTGTTCAACGAACTGGGCGTCACCTCCATGGGCGAGGACGACCCTGTCGCCCACGTCGACCGGCTGGCCGCCGGATACGACAAGGCGAAATGGGCCGCGGAGGCGGCGCTCCGGCGCGCCCGCGAGCGCGGTCTGACGGTGACGTTCCTGCGCCCGGGCGGCATCGTCGGGCACACCCGTACCGGCGCGTACAACGGGCATGACATCAGCTCCGGCTACATGTCGGTGATCTCCCGCTACCGGACCGCCCCGGCGATGCGCTACCTCAACGTGGCGCCCGTCGACTGGGTGAGCCGGATCGCGACCGCCGTGGTGTGCGAGCCGAGCGCCTGGGGCCAGAACTACCACCTGACCGGCCGGGCCAACACTCTGCCCGAACTGGTCCGCGACATGGCGCTGGGCGGTATGAACGTCCAGGTGCTGGGGTGGGACGACTGGCTGGCCGACTTCCTGTCCCGCATGGATCGCGACCCGGTTCCCGAGCTGGAGTTCCTGGCCCGCGTCCTGCGCAACCCCGCCGCGCAGAAGCTGTGCGAGGCGACGTTGCTGGGCCCGGCGGCGACGAGCGAGCGCACCGACGCCTTCATCGCCCGGCACAAGCTGCCCCCGGCCACCCGCTACGACGCCAAGGCCCAACTGAAGAACTACGAGCGGATGGCCCGCGACGGCCTGGTCGTCCTGCCCCGCCGCGAGGACCCGCCCCATCTGTGGTTCCCGGAGACGATGCGGGGAAAGCTGGGCCCCGTCGACGGCTCGCCCGACACCCGCTGCGCCTTCGCGCTGACGCTGTCCATCGCGAGCATGTACCAGCTCACGGAGCACCGGACCATCCACGTGAGCGGCACGGTGACCTGCCCGAGGCTGCACAAGGATCCGCTCACGGTCGAGGACGGCGAGATCTGGGTCCGCCCGGACGAGGGGATCCCGCTCAGGCACGGCACGGACCACCCCCTGCTGCGCTACCGGCTCGCGCTGCGCGACAGCGACGGCCAGGCGTGGTGGCTGGAGGGCTGGAAGACGGCCCGGGCACGGACCGACTACTGGAAGCAGGCCCGGACCCTCACGGTCGAGGCCGGCCGGGAGGGCGAACCGGCCAGTCTGTCCGGCGTGATGAAGGTGCCCGGCAAGAGCTACCGGCGCGAGCAGATCGACGGCATCCGGGTGAATCCCGCCCTGTCGCTGCAGGAGCAGCGGACCGCGAAGCTCACCTGGCTCCTGTGGTTCACCCAGCAGATGGTCCAGGGGCTGGCGGAGCCCACGCTGCGGGCCGGAGCCGATCTGCTGGATCTGCGCCGGGACGCCATCGACCGGGACAAGGACCGGTTCCAGGCGAAACTCAAGAAACTGGACAAGGACAGGGAACGACTCACATGA